Below is a genomic region from Catenuloplanes atrovinosus.
GATCATGGGCTTCGGCGGCGGCGCACTGGTCGCCAGCCCGCTGTCCCGGCAACTGCTGTCGTTCTACGACCCGAACTACGACCCCGGCAACGCCGCGTCCGTGGCATCCGGCGGCGCGCTGGTCTCGCTGTTCCTCACGCTCGGCATCGGCTACTTCCTGATCATGATGTTCGGCGTGTTCAACGTGCGGGTGCCGCGCGAGGGCTGGAAGCCGGAGGGCTGGGACCCGTCGACCGTGACCGCGAAGCCGCTGGTCACCACCGCCAGCGTGTCCGCCGCGAACGCGATCAAGACGCCGACGTTCTGGCTGCTCTGGATCGTGCTGTTCTGCAACGTCACGGCCGGCATCGGCATCCTGGAGCAGGCCTCGCCGATGATCCAGGACTTCTTCCGGGAGAACGGCACCTCCACGGTGGCGGTCGCGGCGGCCGGCGGCTTCGTCGGCCTGCTGTCGCTGTTCAACATGGCCGGCCGGTTCGTCTGGTCGTCGACGTCCGACCTGATCGGCCGCAAGCCGATCTACATGCTGTACCTGGGCCTCGGCATGGTGCTCTACGCGACGCTGGCCGCGGTCGGCAACACGCACACCGCGCTGTTCGTGCTGCTGGCAGGCGTGATCCTGTCGTTCTACGGCGGCGGGTTCGCGACCATCCCGGCGTACCTGCGGGACATCTTCGGCACCTACCAGGTCGGCGCGATCCACGGCCGGCTGCTGACCGCCTGGTCCGCCGCGGGCGTGGCCGGGCCACTGATCATCAACGGGTTCCTGGACGCGCAGGGCAAGCCCGGCACGCTCACCGCGGACGCGTACCGGCCGGCGCTGTTCACCATGGTGGGCGTGCTGGCGATCGGCTTCATCGCGAACCTGCTGGTCCGTGCGGTCCCGGAGAAGTACCACGAGCCGAGCAAGCCGGCCGACCCGGTCCTGGCCGGCGCCGGCACCGAGGGGAGCAAGGATGTCTGAGGATACGACGAAGCCGGCCGGCCAGGGCGTCCGCCTGATCGTGTCGTGGCTGCTGGTCGGGGCGCTGCTCGCCTACGGCGTGATCCAGACCGGCATCACGGCGGCACGGCTGTTCACCAGCTGACGTAACGGATCGGCACATCGGCCGGCTCGGTCCCCCAGCGGACCGGGCCGGCCGTTTCCGTCTCGTGGCGCGGCCGGCCGAGATTCACCGGTGGTCGCGAAGCCGGTCCGTGCCGCGCGTCGCGAGCTCGGGCGGCGGCCGATCCCCGACGCGGCGCTCGGCGAACGGGTTGCCCGGCGCCGCCACGGAACCGGCCCGCGGCTCCGGCCGGATCGGCGACCGAAATCGCAGGTCACCGGCGGCCGGGGCGGCTTGGGGAATATTCTTGAACAGACCGTCCCGACCCCGTGACCGCCCGTAGTCGGCACTTACCGCGGGGCCGCCCATGGTGCGGACGGTATCCCGCCCGGTCGCTATGAGGTTTCCCGGAACGCTCAGGACACGCCGTCCTCCTGCCGACCGTGACAACGAACCCCTCGACCGGGCGTGAGCGCGTCCGGTGGATCAACCCGTATTCCCGCGGAAGGCGTGCCGATGTCCACGGAATCCTTCACCCCCGCGCGGCAGCAGCCCGACCCGCCGCCGCCGGGGCAGCCGGGTGCGGCGTCATCAGCGGAGTCAGACCTGGTCAGCGCGGCCGGTCTGGTCCCGCCGCCGCCCGGACCGCCCATCCCCCACCCCACCAACGGCCCGCTGGCGCCGGTGGACGAGGACGCGGCCCAGCCCCGGCTCGCGTCCCCGGACGAGGCAAGCGCGTTCCCGCTACCCCGCCGCGAGCGCGGCGCCCAGCTGCCGACCGGCAGCTGGCAGGCCTTCGCCAAGCCCAACCCGGCCGCCATCGACGCGGCGAACGCGCTCATCTCGGGCGTGGGCGTGCCCGGCGCGGGCCCGGCACAGCCGGCGGAACCGCTGCGGGCACGCGCGGCGGTGGACGCGGCGAACGCGCTGCTCTCCGGCGGGGGGGCGAGCGTTTCCGACGCGGCTTCCTCGGGCGCGGGTGTTTCCGACGCGGGTGTTTCCGACGCGGGTGTTTCCGACGCGGGTGTTACCGGCGCGGGTGTTACCGGCGCGGGTGTTACCGGCGCGGGTGTTACCGGCGCGGGTGTTACCGGCGCGGGTGTTACCGGCGCGGGTGTCGCGGAGGCGGGCGTTCCGGGTGCGGACGTCGCGCACGCGCGCGTTGCAGGGGCGGACGTCGTGGGCGCCGGCGTCGCGGGCTCCGGGATGCGGGCTGCCGCTGGAGCGGCGGACATGCGGGACCCGCTGGTGGACGAGCCGGACTTCGACGAGAGGGACATGCCGACTGCCGGATTCCGCCCGCCGGACGCGGTGACCCCGTCCGCGAGCGGCGCCCTCGCACCAGCGGCAGGCGACGCTCCGGCGGCAGGCGCCGGATCGGCGACAGGCACCGGATCGGCAGCAAGCACCGGACCGGCAGCAAGCACCGGACCGGCAGCAAGCACCGGACCGGCAGCAAGCACCGGACCGGCAGCAAGCACTGGATCGGCGGCAGGCAACGCATCGGCGGCTGCCAGCGCATCGACCGCAGGCAGCATGCCGGCTCAAGAGGGCACACCGGCGGCAGACGCCGCGCCGATCGCAGACAGCACGCCGGCCCCAGAGGGCGCACCTGCGGCAAACGGCGCCCCGGCCGCGGGTAGCCCACCGGCCGCGAGCGACGCCTCCGCCGCGGGCGGAGCCACGATCAAGAACCCGGCCGGCGGTACCGGGTACCGGCCGCCGAAGCCGGTGAAGGCCACCTCAACCGGCACGGAGGAAACCTCGTCCGACGGGTCGGCGAACCGGACCCGGTCGGCGCGCCGCGCCGCCGGGCGGGACGCGGCCGCGTCTTCGCAGACCGCT
It encodes:
- a CDS encoding OFA family MFS transporter, with product MALLSALDRQHTIAPPGYSRWLIPPAALAVHLCIGQAYATSVYKTSLINHFDASQTAIGVIFSIAIVMLGLSAAVGGTWVEHNGPRKAMFVSACFWASGFLVGALGIATTQLWLVYLGYGVIGGIGLGIGYISPVSTLIKWFPDRPGLATGMAIMGFGGGALVASPLSRQLLSFYDPNYDPGNAASVASGGALVSLFLTLGIGYFLIMMFGVFNVRVPREGWKPEGWDPSTVTAKPLVTTASVSAANAIKTPTFWLLWIVLFCNVTAGIGILEQASPMIQDFFRENGTSTVAVAAAGGFVGLLSLFNMAGRFVWSSTSDLIGRKPIYMLYLGLGMVLYATLAAVGNTHTALFVLLAGVILSFYGGGFATIPAYLRDIFGTYQVGAIHGRLLTAWSAAGVAGPLIINGFLDAQGKPGTLTADAYRPALFTMVGVLAIGFIANLLVRAVPEKYHEPSKPADPVLAGAGTEGSKDV
- a CDS encoding MFS transporter small subunit, which translates into the protein MSEDTTKPAGQGVRLIVSWLLVGALLAYGVIQTGITAARLFTS